One genomic segment of Pseudomonas sp. p1(2021b) includes these proteins:
- a CDS encoding DUF2937 family protein has translation MFRGYLRLLLFTFGLLAGLQVPGLIKDYSQRVEAHLFESREALDGFRQTAERFFNGDLQALVRHYRTSEDPVFNSDANSIESLLVRNQLLEREWQALQAPWPSRTWHVLVQADPQLRDETLAGYSYQVLLVPEAIGWGLGAGFVLALVVESLLVGLGWVALGGRRKAVKESWR, from the coding sequence ATGTTCAGAGGTTACCTGCGGTTGCTGCTGTTCACCTTCGGCCTGCTGGCCGGGCTCCAGGTACCGGGGCTGATCAAGGATTACAGCCAACGGGTCGAAGCGCACCTGTTCGAGTCGCGCGAGGCGCTCGATGGCTTCCGGCAGACCGCCGAACGTTTCTTCAACGGTGACCTCCAGGCACTGGTGCGCCATTACCGCACCAGTGAGGATCCGGTGTTCAACAGTGACGCCAACAGCATCGAAAGCCTGCTGGTTCGCAACCAACTGCTGGAAAGGGAATGGCAGGCATTGCAAGCGCCCTGGCCGAGCCGCACCTGGCATGTGCTGGTGCAGGCCGATCCGCAGCTGCGGGACGAGACGCTCGCGGGCTACAGCTACCAGGTGCTGTTGGTGCCCGAGGCGATTGGCTGGGGGCTTGGCGCGGGGTTCGTGCTGGCGTTGGTGGTCGAGAGCCTGCTGGTGGGGCTTGGCTGGGTGGCGCTTGGCGGTCGGCGCAAGGCTGTCAAAGAGAGTTGGCGCTAG
- a CDS encoding class II glutamine amidotransferase, producing the protein MCELLGMSANVPTDIVFSFTGLMQRGGRTGPHRDGWGIGFYEGRGLRVFQDPAASSESEVANLVQRYPIKSEVVIGHIRQANVGKVCLSNTHPFVRELWGRNWCFAHNGQLGEFQGQVTFYRPVGDTDSEAAFCDLLNRVRAAFPEPVEIEQLLPVLVEACAGYRGKGVFNCLLSDGDWLFCFCSTKLVHITRRAPFGPARLKDVDLNVDFQSETTPNDVVTVIATEALTDNETWQRYEPGQWALWRHGECIAQGQS; encoded by the coding sequence ATGTGCGAACTGCTGGGCATGAGCGCCAACGTTCCCACCGACATCGTCTTCAGCTTCACCGGCCTGATGCAGCGTGGCGGCCGTACCGGCCCGCACCGCGACGGCTGGGGCATCGGCTTCTACGAAGGGCGTGGCCTGCGCGTGTTCCAGGACCCGGCAGCGAGCAGCGAGTCGGAGGTGGCCAACCTGGTGCAGCGCTACCCGATCAAGAGCGAAGTGGTCATCGGGCATATCCGCCAGGCCAACGTCGGCAAGGTCTGCCTCTCCAACACCCACCCGTTCGTGCGCGAGCTGTGGGGGCGCAACTGGTGCTTCGCGCACAACGGCCAGCTTGGCGAGTTCCAGGGCCAGGTCACCTTCTACCGGCCGGTAGGCGACACCGACAGCGAGGCGGCCTTCTGCGACCTGCTCAACCGCGTGCGCGCCGCCTTCCCTGAGCCTGTCGAGATTGAACAGCTGCTGCCGGTGCTGGTCGAAGCCTGTGCTGGGTACCGCGGCAAGGGCGTGTTCAATTGCCTGCTCAGCGATGGAGACTGGCTGTTCTGCTTCTGTTCGACCAAGCTGGTGCACATCACCCGGCGCGCGCCGTTCGGCCCGGCGCGTTTGAAGGATGTCGACCTCAACGTCGACTTCCAGTCCGAAACAACCCCCAACGACGTGGTCACGGTGATCGCCACCGAGGCCCTGACCGACAACGAGACCTGGCAGCGCTACGAGCCGGGTCAATGGGCCCTGTGGCGCCATGGCGAATGCATCGCCCAGGGGCAGAGCTAG
- a CDS encoding MFS transporter, protein MTENDYTLAWGLYALAALGCLWVGFKLTGWMWRWLREPLRVVLAVLLLTPTIVDPVKESFAPAIAITALDLAFKVGNNAWRAASDLAMYGLIAFILYGVFVLVRWPLEKRARERRAKADAAAQRQAVEDEQVTARASVAAGRHDRYRDDPQPVATGRGRVEPRL, encoded by the coding sequence ATGACCGAGAACGACTATACGCTCGCCTGGGGCCTGTATGCCCTGGCCGCCCTTGGCTGCCTGTGGGTAGGCTTCAAGCTCACCGGTTGGATGTGGCGCTGGCTGCGCGAACCGCTGCGGGTGGTCCTGGCAGTGCTGCTGCTGACCCCGACCATCGTCGACCCGGTCAAGGAGAGCTTCGCCCCGGCCATCGCCATCACCGCCCTGGATTTGGCCTTCAAGGTCGGCAACAACGCCTGGCGTGCCGCTTCGGACCTGGCCATGTACGGCTTGATCGCCTTCATCCTGTATGGCGTTTTCGTCCTGGTGCGCTGGCCGTTGGAAAAGCGCGCCCGTGAACGTCGGGCCAAGGCTGATGCCGCCGCCCAGCGCCAGGCCGTCGAGGACGAGCAGGTGACGGCCCGCGCTTCGGTGGCTGCCGGGCGCCACGACCGCTACCGCGACGACCCGCAGCCGGTGGCCACCGGCCGCGGCCGGGTCGAGCCACGGTTGTAG